The genomic window GATCGGGAGAAGGGGTATATATAGGTATTTTCGCAAATTGAAAACGCGACTCGACAACTCCGGTAGGAATCCCGACGGCGGTCGGGCCGAATCGATTCGTCAGCGAGGATCGGCCCTCTCGCGACCGTTTACCCCCGTCTTCGAGAAAGATCGGACACGGGCGAGGCGGACATATATCATTGAGATAAACTGTCTCCGCTACTCGGAAAACATTTAGCAATGAACTACCAAAGCGGTCACGTATGGACGACGAATCCTCCATCGAGGAGATTCTCAATACGATCGGGGACGAGCACGCCCGGACCGTCCTCGCCTCGATCAGCCGCGAACCCGGCTCCGCGAAGGAGCTGGCCGAGCGGCTCGATCTCTCCCAACCGACGATCTATCGCCGCCTCGAACTCCTCGAAGCGAACGATCTCATCGAGTATCGCACCCTCGTCGCGGACGACGGGAACCACTACAAGGAGTACACGTGCAACTTCAACAGCACCGTCATCTCGCTCGACGACGACGAGTACGACGTTCGTATCTTCCGAGAGGAGAACCTCCCGGACCGGTTCTCCCAGCTCTGGGACGAGCTCGGTGTGAAATAACGACTCGAGACAGTATGATAGCAACAGACACTGAGACGCCGACCCGACGCGCTGGTGAGATCGAATGACCGTGGCCGGGCTCAGTCAGGCGCTGCTCATGGTGATGCAGATGGCCGTCTTCGCGCTCTCGCTCGGGCTGACGCTCATCAGCTTCCAGTCCTATCGACAACGTCAGTCCAAGCGCCTGGAGTCCGCGTTCATCGGCTTCGCGTTTCTCAGTATGGGCGTCGGGCTCACGACGATCGTCTCGCAGCTCCCCGATCCGATGACGCTGTTTCGCGTCGTCGAGACGGTGCCGTTTATCGTCGGCTTCGGCATGCTCTACGTCTCGCTGTACCGGTGACTACTCGGCCGACGGCGGGTCGGTCGTTTCGACGCGTTCCTCGAGCCAGGCGATCGCGTCCTCGACGGCCGCCTCGTCGGTCCCTCGCACGCGGATCCGTCCCGGCCGATTCTCGCCTCGCGGATAGCTGCCGACGCTGACGTCGAACGCTTCGGTGACCCTCTCGAGTACCTCGTGCAGCGATCCCTCGGGGGCGGGCGTGTAGATCGTCTCGGCGACGGCGTCGCCCCGGAACTCGTCTTCGACCGCGTTGAACATGGCCCGCATCTCGTCGGGGATCCCCGCGAAGACGTAGACGTCCTCGACGATACAGCCCGGCGCCCAGCCCGCGTCGGTCACGATCGGCGTCGCGCCCTCCGGCAGCGACGCCGCGGCGTCGAGATCGAGGTCGAGGTCGTACTCGTCGACCAGATCCGGGTTCTCGTCGCGGAACTCCGCGGCCTTCTCGAGCAACCGCTCTCGGATCCGATCGAAGACGACGAAATCGCGGTCGAGGCCGTCCGCGACGGCTTCGACGGTCACGTCGTCGGGTGTACCGCCGATCCCGCCAGTGACGATCACGGCGTCGAACTCGTCGTTCCAGCGGGCGGCGTAGTCGGCGATCAGCGCTCGGTCGTCGGGTATCGTCAGGATGCGGTCGACGGTGCTCCCGTGCTCG from Haloterrigena sp. KLK7 includes these protein-coding regions:
- a CDS encoding helix-turn-helix domain-containing protein; translated protein: MDDESSIEEILNTIGDEHARTVLASISREPGSAKELAERLDLSQPTIYRRLELLEANDLIEYRTLVADDGNHYKEYTCNFNSTVISLDDDEYDVRIFREENLPDRFSQLWDELGVK
- a CDS encoding molybdopterin-binding protein, with translation MHVAIVTVGDELLAGATTNTNASWLAERITEHGSTVDRILTIPDDRALIADYAARWNDEFDAVIVTGGIGGTPDDVTVEAVADGLDRDFVVFDRIRERLLEKAAEFRDENPDLVDEYDLDLDLDAAASLPEGATPIVTDAGWAPGCIVEDVYVFAGIPDEMRAMFNAVEDEFRGDAVAETIYTPAPEGSLHEVLERVTEAFDVSVGSYPRGENRPGRIRVRGTDEAAVEDAIAWLEERVETTDPPSAE